The DNA region CCCTCCTTCGTGACGGCTGCCGCACCCACGCGAACGGCGAAGGTGGCGGCCTCCGGCAGCTCCTCCCCCAGGCCGAGACGCCAGGCCAGGGCGGCCGTGAACGCGTCACCCGCGCCCGTCGTGTCCACGGCCTCGACCGTGGGGCTCGGTACGCGCACGGGGCTGCCGCCCCGCGTGTCGGCGACCAGCGCGCCGGCCGCACCCAGGGTGATGACCACCGAGCGGGGGCCGAGCTCGATGAGCTCCCGCGCCCAGGACTCAGGTGTGTCTCCGGCTCCGTCCCCCAGGATGAAGCGCGCCTCGTGTTCGTTGACCACCAGTGGGTCGCAGGCCGCCAGCACCCCGGCGGGGAGCGGGGCCGGCGGGGACGGGTTGAGGACGAGCCGGGTGCCGGGCGCGAGGGTGCGTGCCGTCTCGGCGACGGTGTCCAGCGGGATCTCCAGCTGTACGGAGACGACCCGGGCGGCGGACAGCAGCGGGGCGGCAGCCCGGATGTCCTCGGGGGTGAGCCGGGCGTTGGCCCCCGGGGAGACGACGATGCTGTTGTCCCCCGAGGGGTCCACGGTGATCAGGGCCACCCCCGTGGGCGCCCCTCCGACGAGGACTCCGCCGGTGTCGACGCCCGCCGCCCGCTGCGACTCCAGCAGCAGCCGGCCGTGCGCGTCGTCCCCGACCCGGGCCAGCAGTGCCGTACGGGCTCCGAGGCGGGCGGCGGCGACCGCCTGGTTCGCGCCCTTGCCGCCCGGGTGGACGGCGAGGTCGGAGCCGAGCACCGTCTCCCCCGCCGCGGGGCGTCGGTCGACGCCGACGACCAGGTCGGCGTTGGCCGAACCGACGACCAGGAGGTCGTATGGGGAGAGGGCGGAGTCCTCGTTCTCGTGCATCTGTGCTGCTGCCTTCCGTGGGCGTGTGCGATCAGGAGAAGTCGGCGACGTTCTGGCGGGTGACGACCTTGACCGGCACCTTCACCGTGCTGTCGACCTTCTTGCCGTCGGCCGCCCGCACCGCGTTCCGCACGGCGATCCTGCCGAGCTCCTTCGGCTGCTGGGCCACGGACGCGTACAGCGTGCCCGCCTCCACGGCCTGCAGCCCGTCGGGGGTGCCGTCGAAGCCGACGACGGCGACGGACCTGCCGGCCTCGGAGCCGAGGGCCTTGACCGCCCCGAGTGCCATTTCGTCGTTCTCGGCGAAGACACCGGTGATGCCGGGGTGCCCCTGGAGCAGGTTGGTCATGACGTCCAGGCCCTTGGTGCGGTCGAAGTCGGCCGGCTGGGTGGCCACGACCTTGATGCCCGGGTACGCCTTGATGCCTGCGGCGAAGCCCGCGCCGCGCTCGCGGCTGGCGGACGTGCCCGCGGTGCCCTGCAGGACGACGATGTCACCCTTGCCGCCGAGCTTGCCGGCGAGCGCCTTGGCGGCGAGCTTGCCGCCCGCCACGTTGTCTGAGGCGACCAGCGTGGCCGTGTCCGCCTTGTTGACGCCGCGGTCGGCCGCCACCACCGGGATGCCGGCCTCGTTGGCGCTGCGGACGCCGGGTCCGACCGCGTCGGAGTCCACCGGGTTGACGATGATGGAGTCCACGCCGGAACTCGTGAAGTTCTGCAGCTGGTTGGCCTGCTGCGACGCGTCGTTCTGGGCGTCGGTGACCGTCAGGTCGATCCCGGCGGCCTCGGCCTCCGCCTGCGCGCCCGCCTTCATCTGGACGAAGAAGGGGTTGTTGAGGGTGGAGAGCGACATCCCGACCTTCGTGCTGCCGCCGGAGGAACCGGAGTTGAAGAAGGTCACGGCCGCGATGACGGCGGCCACGCAGACGACCGCGAGGCCGGCCCTGATGGCTCCCCTGCGGCCGGATCCCGGCGCCCCCGGGGCGGGCCCCGACGTGGCCCCAGCTCCCGAACCGGCCTTGCGGCGCAGCGTGTCGAGCAGCACCGCGAGGGCGATGACGACGCCGATGACGACCTGCTGCCAGAACGCGGACACCGAGAGGAGGTTGAGGCCATTGCGCAGCACGGCGAGGATCAGGGCACCGATCAGGGTGCCGGACGCCTTGCCGACCCCGCCGGCGAGGCTGGCACCGCCGATGACGACCGCGGCGATCGCGTCGAGCTCGTACCCCTGTGCGGCCTGCGGCTGGGCGGAGACCAGGCGGGACGCGAGGACGATGCCCGCGACTGCGGCGAAGAGTCCGGAGAGGGCGTAGATGGCCAGCTTCTGCTTCTTGACCCGCAGCCCGGAGAGCCGGGCCGCCTCCTCGTTGCCGCCGATCGCGTACATCGAACGGCCGATGTAGGTGCGGGCGAGGATGAGCGCCGTGACCAGGCCCATCACGATCATGACGATGACCGGGACGGGGAGCCAGCCGCCGAGGGTGTCGCCGAGGACGGAGACGGAGTCGGGGAACGCGATCGGGCTGCCCTGGGAGATCACCAGGGACAGGCCGCGGGCGACCGAGAGCATGGCCAGGGTCGCGATGAACGACGGCAGCTTCCCGTACGCGACGAGTGCGCCGTTGACGAAGCCGCAGGCGATGCCGGTGGCGACGGCGAGGACGACCGCCAGCCAGACGGGAACTCCGGCGGACGTCGCCGACCAGGCGAGGACCGTCGCGGAGAGCGCGGCGACCGAGCCGACGGAGAGGTCGATGCCCGCGGAGACGATGACGAAGGTGACGCCGAACGCGAGGATCGCGGTGACGGCCGCCTGCACGCCGACGTTCAGAAGGTTCTGGGTGGTGAGGAAGTCGCCGGAGAGCAGCGACATCGCCACCAGGAGGACGACCAGCGCCGTGAGGGCGCCGTTGTCGAGCAGGAGACGGCGGAGGGTGTGTCCGGCGCCGCCCGCGCCCGCCTTGCTCGGATGCGTGTCAGTGGCCACGGGGGCTCTCCTCTGCGTTCTCGGTGGGTGCGGTGACAGGTGGCACGCCGACGGCGAGGGCCATCACGGCGTCCTGGGTGGCTTCGTGGGCGGGGAGTTCGCCGGCGATCCGGCCGTGCGCCATGACGAGCACCCGGTCGCTCATGCCGAGGACCTCCGGCAGATCGCTGGAGATCATCAGGACCGCGTGGCCGGAGGCCGTCAGCTCGTTGACGAGCTGGTAGATCTCGACCTTGGCGCCGACGTCGATGCCCCGGGTCGGTTCGTCGAGGATCAGCACACGGGTGTCCGCGAGCAGCCACTTGCCGATGACGACCTTCTGCTGGTTGCCGCCGGAGAGTGTGCGGACGTGCTGGCCGAGGCCCGCCATCCGCACCCCGAGCTGCTCGGCGATCGCGGCGGCGGCGGTGCGCTGCCCCTTGAGGTCGACGAGGCCGGACCGGCTCGCCGACCGCAGGGTCACCAGTCCGAGGTTCTCCTGCACGGAGGCGTCGAGCACCAGGCCCTGGCCCTTGCGGTCCTCGGGGACGAGACCGATCCCCGCGCCCATGGCGGCGGTCACGTCGTGCTTGGCGAGCCGCTCGCCGAGTACGTCGACCGTGCCGGCGTCGTACGGGTCGGCGCCGAAGACGGCACGGGCCACCTCGGTCCGGCCGGCGCCGACGAGTCCGGCGAGGCCGACGACCTCGCCGGCCCTCACGTCGAAGCTGATGTCGTGGAAGACACCGTCGCGGGTGAGCCCGCGCACGGAGAGCAGGGGCCTGCCCGCTTCCGGCCGTTCACGGGGGTACTGCTGCTCGATGCTGCGTCCCACCATCAGCTGGACGAGTTCCGGTTCGGGGGTGGACGCGGGCACCTGGTCGATGCTCCGGCCGTCGCGCAGCACGGTGACGCGGTCGCCGAGGGCGGCGATCTCGTCGAGGTGGTGGGTGATGAAGACGATGCCGACGCCGTCCTCGCGGAGCTGCCGCACGATCCGGAACAGCTTGTCGACCTCCTCGGAGGTGAGCACGGCGGTCGGTTCGTCCATGATCAGGACGCGCGCGTCCAGGCTCAGCGCCTTGGCGATCTCGACCATCTGCAGCCGTGCGATGCCGAGTTCACGGACCCTGGTCCGGGGCGGGACGTGCAGGCCGACCCGGCGCAGCAGCACCTCGGCGTCGGCTTCCATGGTCCGCCGGTCGATCATCCCGTAGCGGCGCGGCTGGCGTCCGAGGAAGATGTTCTCGGCGACCGTCAGATCGGGTACCAGGTTGAACTCCTGGTAGATCGTGGCGATCCCGAGCTTCTCGGCGTCCTGGGCACCGTGGATGCGGACCTCCTCGCCCCGGGCGAAGATCCGGCCGCTGTCGGGGCGGTAGGCGCCCGAGAGCATCTTGATGAGGGTGCTCTTGCCCGCTCCGTTCTCACCGAGCAGGACGTGCACCTCCCCGCTGCGCAGGTCGAAGTCGACGCTGTCAAGGGCGACGACGCCGGGGAAGGTCTTGCGTACGCCTTCGATGCGCAGCAACTCCACTGACTCGCTCACACGTCCCTCCTCGGGTCGGGTGCGGGCAGGGCCGGCTCGCCGCAGGAGCTGCGTACGACGAGACGGGCGGGCAGGGTGACGGACTGCGGAGGCCGGCCCTCGACGATGTCGACGAGGGCCCGCACGGCGGCGCGGCCGAGGTCGCCGGTCGGCTGGGCGATGGCGGTGATCGGCGGCCCGGTGTGGACGAACCACGGGATGTCGTCGAAGGCCGCGATCCCGATGTCCTCGGGGACGCGCATGCCACGTGCGCGGATGGCGTCGAGCGCGCCGAGGGCCATGAGGTTGTCGGCGGCGAAGACGATCTGGGGCGGCTCGGGCAGGGACAGGAAGTGCTCGGTCGCACGCCGTCCGCTGGCCGCCTGGAAGTCACCCTGCCCGATGTACGCGTCGGGCAGGGCGAGGCCGTGCGTGCGCATCGCTGCGCGGAAGGCCTCGACACGCTCGTTGCCCGTGGTGGTTGCCGCGGGACCCGCGATGATGGCGAGCCTGCGGTGGCCGAGGGCGTACAGGTGGGCGACCAGGTCCTGGATCGCCCGGTGGCCGTCGGCGCGCACGACGGGGACGTCCACTCCGGGCATCCAGCGGTCGACGAAGACCATCGGGGTGCCGGTGCGCGCCACGTCCGTCAGCAGCGGGGAGTCCCCGTCCGCCGGCGAGACCAGAAGCCCGTCGATCCTGCGGTCCAGGAGCGTTCGGACGTGGTGGTCCTGCTGCTCGGGCCGCTCGTCGGCGTTGCCGATGATCACGCTGTAACCCAGAGCGCGGGCCTCCTCCTCCACGGAGCGGGCCAGCGCGGTGAAGTACGGGTTGAGTACGTCGCTGATGACCAGGCCGAGCGTGCGGGTCTGGTCGGTGCGCAGCGAACGGGCGACGGCGTTGGGCCGGTAGCCGAGGGCGTCGACGGCGGCGAGGACGCGTGTGCGCGCGTCGGGGCTGACGGAGGGATGGCTGTTCAGGACGCGGGAGACCGTGGCGACAGAGACTCCTGCCTGGGCCGCGACATCCTTGATGCTCGCCATTTCCGGACCACCTCCTTGTGGTTACCGTGAGCCTCGAGACCAGCGGACGGGGCCGTGGAATCGATTACACGGACGATTGGAATCGATTACACGGCCGAAAACAACCCCCGCCCCGGTGTCCGAGACCTGATCGTGATGCAAGCCGCCCCGAAGGGTTCGAGGAGCACCGAGGGCCGGCCCGCCGATCCGGCGGGGCATCGAGGCATCCCCTTCCGAGAGGACGCCGCACGGCACAGCGGCCGATCGCCGCCCCACCACCCGAAGGGCCGTCCGAGGGAAGGGCTCGGGCCCCGCCTTGTCGTCGGCGCCCGTCGACAGGAGCCCGCGGCGATAAGACCCGGCCATTAGCCTGTCCGGAAATAGCTGACACTTATTCGCCGCGGGGGACGGCACAATGCTGACGCCCCATCACCCGTACCGCAGAGGCCCGTCCGATAAAGGGGACACCGGCATCCCGGAGCGGTACAGCCGCTCCCGTCGAGGCCCTTTCCCTCCCGGACAACTCCCCCGGACGCAGCCGTTCGAACACGCCGCCCGAACGGTCAGGGACGAAACGGGGCGTGGGCGCACCACCGACAGCACCTGGTCACAGGGGTGCCTGCGAGGCCCGGGGCGGGTCGGAAGCCCGCGTACTTCGGATACGAGAAGTGAGGCGGTGGACGCCTCCATCCGCTCAATGGGCTTTCGGGGCGGAGGATTTCACTCATTCCACCACCGACTTCCGGACTCTTCACACGAGGTTTACCCGGCATGCGTTCTCGGCCTGTTAGCGTCGACGGAAACGGGGACGAAGTCCGGGAGGAGGCGCAGGGTGCGAGAGGCGACGGCCCGGTTCGTGTTCACGCTTCTGACCGCAATCCTGCTCGCCCTGCAAGGTCCCGGCCCCGCCGCCTCCGCCGCATCCGCCCACAGCGCCCAAGAGCCCGCCCCCGGCCCCCCGGTGGGGCATACGGTCCACGGCACGCACA from Streptomyces sp. B1I3 includes:
- a CDS encoding substrate-binding domain-containing protein, coding for MATDTHPSKAGAGGAGHTLRRLLLDNGALTALVVLLVAMSLLSGDFLTTQNLLNVGVQAAVTAILAFGVTFVIVSAGIDLSVGSVAALSATVLAWSATSAGVPVWLAVVLAVATGIACGFVNGALVAYGKLPSFIATLAMLSVARGLSLVISQGSPIAFPDSVSVLGDTLGGWLPVPVIVMIVMGLVTALILARTYIGRSMYAIGGNEEAARLSGLRVKKQKLAIYALSGLFAAVAGIVLASRLVSAQPQAAQGYELDAIAAVVIGGASLAGGVGKASGTLIGALILAVLRNGLNLLSVSAFWQQVVIGVVIALAVLLDTLRRKAGSGAGATSGPAPGAPGSGRRGAIRAGLAVVCVAAVIAAVTFFNSGSSGGSTKVGMSLSTLNNPFFVQMKAGAQAEAEAAGIDLTVTDAQNDASQQANQLQNFTSSGVDSIIVNPVDSDAVGPGVRSANEAGIPVVAADRGVNKADTATLVASDNVAGGKLAAKALAGKLGGKGDIVVLQGTAGTSASRERGAGFAAGIKAYPGIKVVATQPADFDRTKGLDVMTNLLQGHPGITGVFAENDEMALGAVKALGSEAGRSVAVVGFDGTPDGLQAVEAGTLYASVAQQPKELGRIAVRNAVRAADGKKVDSTVKVPVKVVTRQNVADFS
- a CDS encoding LacI family DNA-binding transcriptional regulator encodes the protein MASIKDVAAQAGVSVATVSRVLNSHPSVSPDARTRVLAAVDALGYRPNAVARSLRTDQTRTLGLVISDVLNPYFTALARSVEEEARALGYSVIIGNADERPEQQDHHVRTLLDRRIDGLLVSPADGDSPLLTDVARTGTPMVFVDRWMPGVDVPVVRADGHRAIQDLVAHLYALGHRRLAIIAGPAATTTGNERVEAFRAAMRTHGLALPDAYIGQGDFQAASGRRATEHFLSLPEPPQIVFAADNLMALGALDAIRARGMRVPEDIGIAAFDDIPWFVHTGPPITAIAQPTGDLGRAAVRALVDIVEGRPPQSVTLPARLVVRSSCGEPALPAPDPRRDV
- a CDS encoding ribokinase, coding for MHENEDSALSPYDLLVVGSANADLVVGVDRRPAAGETVLGSDLAVHPGGKGANQAVAAARLGARTALLARVGDDAHGRLLLESQRAAGVDTGGVLVGGAPTGVALITVDPSGDNSIVVSPGANARLTPEDIRAAAPLLSAARVVSVQLEIPLDTVAETARTLAPGTRLVLNPSPPAPLPAGVLAACDPLVVNEHEARFILGDGAGDTPESWARELIELGPRSVVITLGAAGALVADTRGGSPVRVPSPTVEAVDTTGAGDAFTAALAWRLGLGEELPEAATFAVRVGAAAVTKEGAQASFPTAEEVRGR
- a CDS encoding sugar ABC transporter ATP-binding protein codes for the protein MSESVELLRIEGVRKTFPGVVALDSVDFDLRSGEVHVLLGENGAGKSTLIKMLSGAYRPDSGRIFARGEEVRIHGAQDAEKLGIATIYQEFNLVPDLTVAENIFLGRQPRRYGMIDRRTMEADAEVLLRRVGLHVPPRTRVRELGIARLQMVEIAKALSLDARVLIMDEPTAVLTSEEVDKLFRIVRQLREDGVGIVFITHHLDEIAALGDRVTVLRDGRSIDQVPASTPEPELVQLMVGRSIEQQYPRERPEAGRPLLSVRGLTRDGVFHDISFDVRAGEVVGLAGLVGAGRTEVARAVFGADPYDAGTVDVLGERLAKHDVTAAMGAGIGLVPEDRKGQGLVLDASVQENLGLVTLRSASRSGLVDLKGQRTAAAAIAEQLGVRMAGLGQHVRTLSGGNQQKVVIGKWLLADTRVLILDEPTRGIDVGAKVEIYQLVNELTASGHAVLMISSDLPEVLGMSDRVLVMAHGRIAGELPAHEATQDAVMALAVGVPPVTAPTENAEESPRGH